The DNA sequence GACCCGCACCCGGCCGCCCGGGTCCACCGGCACGTTCCGCTCCCGCACCCAACAGCGCAGCAACGCCTCCAAGTGCGCGTGTTCCGCGGTCGACCGCGGGTCGCCTTCCAGCGGATCCGGGCTCATGCCGCTCCCTTCACGAGTCGTTCGGCGGCGGAACCGGCTTCGCGGACCAGGGCCAGCAGGGTCACCAGGTCCGCCTCCCGGGCGTTCGGGTTGAGCAGGGTCAGCTTCAGGCACGTCGCCTTGTCCACCACGGTCCGGCCGATCAGCGCCGCCCCCGCCCGCAGCAACGCCCGGCGCAGGCGCGCGTTCACCTCGTCGGCCAGCGACCGGTCGGCCGGCCGGTAGCGGAACACCACGGTGGTCAGCGTGGCCCCGCCGACCAGCTCGAACGACGGGTCGGCGGCGATCAGCGCGGCCGCGTGCCCGGCCAGCTCGTGGCACCGGTCCACCAGCGCGCCCAACCCGGCCCGGCCCAGCGCGAGCAGCGTCGCGGCCACCTTCACCGCGTCCGGCCGACGCGTGGTCTGCAACGACCGGCCGAGCGCGCCGTCGTAGCCCGCGGCCCGGTCGTCCTCGGGGTTGAGGTAGGCCACCGACCGCTCCAGCGGCCCGAACAGCGCCGCCGACCGCACCAGCAGCACGCTCGCCGCGGCCGGCTGCCAGCCGATCTTGTGCAGGTCCGCGGTCACCGAGTCGGCCAGCGCCAGCCCGTCCACCAGCCCGGCGAGCTTCGCCGAGAACAGCGCGCCGAAGCCGTAGGCGGCGTCCACGTGCAGCCACGCGCCGTGCTCGCGGGCCAGCGCGGCCAGCTCCGGCAACGGGTCCACCGAGCCGAAGTCCGTGGTGCCCGCGGTCGCCACGACGGCCACCGGCGTGCCGCCCGCCCGCAGCATCGCCGCCAGCGCGTCCGGCCGCATCCGGCGGCGCGAGTCCACCGACACCGTGCGCACGGCCCGTTCGCCGATGCCCAGCACCGCGCACGCCCGCGCCACCGAGAAGTGCGCCAGCTCCGAGCAGAACACCACCGGGTCGGGCAGCGCGGACACGCCGTCGGACCGCACGTCCACGCCGAGGCGGGCCGCGGCCGCGTCCCGGGCCAGCAGCAGCGCGGTGAGGTTCGACAGCGTGCCGCCGGGGGTGAACACGCCGTCGGCGCCGGTGTCGAACCCGGCCAGCCGGGCCAGCGCCGCCACCACCCACCGCTCCACGGCCAGGGCGGCCGGCCCGGAGTCGTAGGTGTCCAGCGAGGCGTTGGACGCGCCGGCCAGCGCGTCCGCCGTCACGGCCACGGCCAGCGGCGGCGGTTGCAGGTGGGCCGCGGCGAACGGGCTGGTCAGGTCGATCCCGCCGTCGGTGAGCACGGTCGTGACGCGGGCCAGCGCGGCGTCGGCGCCGATGCCGTGCTCGGGCACCTCGCCCAGCACCCGGCGGGCGTGGGCCAGCACGTCGGCGGGCTCGCCCGGCGGTACCGGCCGGCCGGAGGGACTGACGGCGAACACGGCACCTCCGGCATTCGACTAAGGCTAGGCTTACCTCATCTACTCGGCGTGGTGGTGTCAAGCCCTCCGTGACCATCCGTGGTGTGACGATCACTCGCGTGCCCACGCTAGCCGCCGCGACCACGATCGAATCGACGGCCAAATGGGGGGTCTTGCCCACCGTCCCACCACGTGGCACAGCCCTGCCCTGATCTCGTTCGGAGGCCTCGACGGGGTCGCGGTAACCTTGGCCACCACCTTGAGCCTTGCAATCCACCAGGAGGATCCGTGTCGCCAGGGCAGATCGCCGCGCTGGTCGCCGCCGGCGCGTTCGTGCTGCTTGTGCTCCTGCTGGCGATCCCGTTGATCAAGCTGGGCCGGACGCTGGACGAGGCCACCATCGCCATCCGCAAGGCGCACCAGAACAGCGACCCGCTCTTCACCGGCGCGAACACGACGATCACGCACGTGAACGCGCAGTTGGAGCGGGTGGACGGGATCACCGCCAACGCCCGCGCGGTCACCGGCAACGTCTCCGCGCTCACCTCGCTGTTCACCGCGACGCTGGGCGGGCCGCTGGTCAAGGCCGCGGCGCTGTCCTACGGCGTCAGCAAGGCCATCCGCGCCCGGCGCGCGGTCAAGGAAGCTCCCAGCAAGCACACTCGACGCAGGGGCAGGCGATGAGGCGGTTCTTCTGGTTCGGCCTCGGCATCGCCGCGGGCGTGTTCGCCACCCGCAAGGCGGGCCAGGCCGCGCACGCCGCCACGCCCGCCGGCATCGGCGAGAACGTCGGCCAGGGCCTGCGCGAGCTCGCCGGCGCCATCGGCTCGTTCGGTGCCGAGGTGCGCGCGGGAATGTCGGAGCGCGAACAGGAGTTGCAGGACACCGTGGAACGTCAGACGGGCTTCACGCCGGGTCGGCGAGCGCGCAGGGCGAACGACGCCAGGTAGGCCGTTCGTTCGCCTCGTCGCGCCCAGGCCTGATCGTCGTCGCCGCCGACGCGATCTTCCACACTCCCGAAGGACGAGACCCGTGCAGACCCACGAGATCATCAAGCGCTTCCGCGAGCACTTCGAGAACGCCGGCCACAAGTACGTGCCCAGCGCCTCGCTCCTGCTCGACGACCCGAACCTGCTGTTCGTCAACGCCGGCATGGTGCCGTTCAAGCCGTACTTCCTCGGCGAGGCCCCGCCGCCCGCCCCGCGGATGACCAGCATCCAGAAGTGCGTGCGCACGCCCGACATCGACGAGGTCGGCAAGACCACCCGGCACAACACGTTCTTCCAGATGGCCGGCAACTTCTCCTTCGGCGACTACTTCAAGGAAGACGCCATCCGGCTGGCCTGGGACCTGGTCACCAAGCCGGTCGCCGACGGCGGCTACGGCCTGGACCCCGAGCGCATCTGGGTGACCGTCTACCTGGACGACGACGAGGCCGCCGGCCTGTGGCAGAAGGTCGCCGGGCTGCCGCCGGAGCGCATCCAGCGCCGCGACATCGAGGACAACTACTGGTCGATGGGCGTGCCCGGCCCGTGCGGCCCCTGCTCGGAGATCTACTACGACCGCGGCCCGGCCTTCGGCGAGGAGGGCGGCCCGGTCGTCGACGAGGACCGGTACCTGGAGATCTGGAACCTCGTCTTCATGCAGAACGTCCGCGGCGAGGGCGGCGCCAAGAGGGACTACCCGATCCTGGGCGAGCTGCCGGACAAGAACATCGACACCGGCATGGGCGTCGAGCGCGTCGCCATGCTGCTGCAGGACGTCGACAACGTCTACGAGACCGACCTGGTCCGCACCGTCATCACCAAGGCCGAGCAGCTCTCCGGCCGCAAGTACGGCGCCGACGAGACCGACGACGTGCGGTTCCGCGTCATCGCCGACCACGCCCGCAGCGGCGTGCTGCTGGTCGGCGACGGCGTCACGCCCGGCAACGAGGCCCGCGGCTACGTGCTGCGCCGGCTGCTGCGCCGCATCGTCCGCTCGGCCCGCCTGCTGGGCGTGACCGAGCCGGTGCTGGTGCGGTTCGCCGAGGTCGTGCGCGACGCCATGGGCCCGTCCTACCCCGAGCTGGTCTCCGGCTTCGCCCGCATCCAGCAGGTCCTCAAGGCCGAGGAGGACACCTTCCTGCGCACGCTGGACGCCGGGTCGCGGATCTTCGAGACGGCCGCCGGGCAGGTCAAGGCCGACGGCCGCGCCACCCTGCCGGGTGACAAGGCCTTCCAGTTGCACGACACCTACGGCTTCCCGTTCGACCTCACCCTGGAGATGGCCGCCGAGGCCGGCCTCACCGTGGACGAGGACGGGTTCCGCAAGCTGATGGCCGAGCAGCGCGCCCGCGCCAAGGCCGACGCCGCCGGCAAGAAGACCGGCCACGGCGACCAGAGCGTGTACCGGGAGCTGCTGGAGCTCGGCGCCACCGAGTTCACCGGCTACACCGAGCTGGCCAGCGAGGCCACCCTGCGCGGCATCGTCAGCGGCGGCAAGCGCGTCCGCTCCGCCAAGGAGGGCGACATCGTCGAGGTCGTGCTCGACCGCACGCCGCTGTACGCCGAGTCCGGCGGCCAGGAGAGCGACGCCGGCACGATCGTCACGGCCAACGCCGAGCTGGAGGTCGTGGACGTCCAGAAGGTGGCCCGCAAGCTGTGGGTGCACCAGGTGCGCGTGGTCAGCGGCGAGGTCGCCGAGGGCGAGCACGTCGAGGCCAGGGTCGACCCGGAGTGGCGCGTCGGCGCCCGCCAGGGCCACTCCGGCACGCACGTCGTGCACGCCGCCCTGCGCCAGGTGCTCGGCCCGTCCGCCCTGCAGAGCGGGTCGTACAACAAGCCGGGCTACCTGCGGCTGGACTTCGCCTGGACGGGTGGTCTTTCCGACGAGGCCCGCAGCGAGATCGAAGAGGTCTCCAACCTGGCCGTCCGCAAGGACCTGCCGGTGAAGGTCGTCTACACCGACATGGGCGGCGCCCAGGAGATGGGCGCGGTCGCCCTGTTCGGCGAGACCTACGACGAGACCGTGCGCGTGGTCGAGATCGGCGGGCCGTGGTCGCGCGAGCTGTGCGGTGGCACGCACGTCGAGCACTCGTCCCAGATCGGCCCGATCACGGTGATCGGCGAGTCGTCCGTCGGCTCCGGCGTGCGCCGCCTGGAGGCCTACGTCGGCATCGAGGCCTTCAAGTACCTGGCCCGGGAGCGGGCCCTGGTGCAGAACGTCGCCGCCCTGCTCAA is a window from the Saccharothrix saharensis genome containing:
- a CDS encoding pyridoxal phosphate-dependent decarboxylase family protein — encoded protein: MFAVSPSGRPVPPGEPADVLAHARRVLGEVPEHGIGADAALARVTTVLTDGGIDLTSPFAAAHLQPPPLAVAVTADALAGASNASLDTYDSGPAALAVERWVVAALARLAGFDTGADGVFTPGGTLSNLTALLLARDAAAARLGVDVRSDGVSALPDPVVFCSELAHFSVARACAVLGIGERAVRTVSVDSRRRMRPDALAAMLRAGGTPVAVVATAGTTDFGSVDPLPELAALAREHGAWLHVDAAYGFGALFSAKLAGLVDGLALADSVTADLHKIGWQPAAASVLLVRSAALFGPLERSVAYLNPEDDRAAGYDGALGRSLQTTRRPDAVKVAATLLALGRAGLGALVDRCHELAGHAAALIAADPSFELVGGATLTTVVFRYRPADRSLADEVNARLRRALLRAGAALIGRTVVDKATCLKLTLLNPNAREADLVTLLALVREAGSAAERLVKGAA
- a CDS encoding DUF948 domain-containing protein gives rise to the protein MSPGQIAALVAAGAFVLLVLLLAIPLIKLGRTLDEATIAIRKAHQNSDPLFTGANTTITHVNAQLERVDGITANARAVTGNVSALTSLFTATLGGPLVKAAALSYGVSKAIRARRAVKEAPSKHTRRRGRR
- the alaS gene encoding alanine--tRNA ligase, with the protein product MQTHEIIKRFREHFENAGHKYVPSASLLLDDPNLLFVNAGMVPFKPYFLGEAPPPAPRMTSIQKCVRTPDIDEVGKTTRHNTFFQMAGNFSFGDYFKEDAIRLAWDLVTKPVADGGYGLDPERIWVTVYLDDDEAAGLWQKVAGLPPERIQRRDIEDNYWSMGVPGPCGPCSEIYYDRGPAFGEEGGPVVDEDRYLEIWNLVFMQNVRGEGGAKRDYPILGELPDKNIDTGMGVERVAMLLQDVDNVYETDLVRTVITKAEQLSGRKYGADETDDVRFRVIADHARSGVLLVGDGVTPGNEARGYVLRRLLRRIVRSARLLGVTEPVLVRFAEVVRDAMGPSYPELVSGFARIQQVLKAEEDTFLRTLDAGSRIFETAAGQVKADGRATLPGDKAFQLHDTYGFPFDLTLEMAAEAGLTVDEDGFRKLMAEQRARAKADAAGKKTGHGDQSVYRELLELGATEFTGYTELASEATLRGIVSGGKRVRSAKEGDIVEVVLDRTPLYAESGGQESDAGTIVTANAELEVVDVQKVARKLWVHQVRVVSGEVAEGEHVEARVDPEWRVGARQGHSGTHVVHAALRQVLGPSALQSGSYNKPGYLRLDFAWTGGLSDEARSEIEEVSNLAVRKDLPVKVVYTDMGGAQEMGAVALFGETYDETVRVVEIGGPWSRELCGGTHVEHSSQIGPITVIGESSVGSGVRRLEAYVGIEAFKYLARERALVQNVAALLKVPDAEVPARVEALVERLRVAEKELEKVKAAQLVADAGSLAEQALDVRGVSLVALRLPEGTSGADVRTIAGEVRNRLGAKPGVVGLFAPDGDKVSFVVATTAAARDLGLAAGKLVPAFAPAVGGRGGGKPDLAQGGGTNPAGVDDAVAALRAEVDRAVEQR